A single genomic interval of Anopheles marshallii chromosome 2, idAnoMarsDA_429_01, whole genome shotgun sequence harbors:
- the LOC128719962 gene encoding methanethiol oxidase: MGDTKCKCGPGYATPLDAVRNGPVEKLLYVVCVQPNLDEEHGDYLATVDVDPASATYCQVIHRTYTNSKKNELHHSGWNTCSSCHFVPGDKEVPTRDRLVLPCLNSDRIFIVDTGSDPRAPKLDRVIEGDVLKRANCTAPHTTHCLPNGNIMISIMGDAEGNAKGDFVEFDKNFQLVGTWSRGERNALCGYDYWYQPHFNVMVASEWGAPNLFRRGYHPTDCDDRTQYGCRLNFYRWQERELFQTIDLGDDGLTPLEIRFLHNPKENQGYVGCAFYANVYRFYQKPGSSEYTAEKVIDVPVKKVLGENGEIEMMGGMMTDILISLDDRFLYFSNWRHGDVRQYDISDRAHPRLTGQVFLGGAIQSDSPRRVQNDPELSEPPKPVYVKNRRLYGGPQMLQLSLDGRRLYVSSSLFSPWDKQFYPEMVAAGGTIVQLDVDVENGGMKLNENFLVDFANEPYGPGLPHEMRYPGGDCTSDIWLVNE, encoded by the exons ATGGGAGATACAA AGTGCAAATGTGGTCCAGGTTATGCAACGCCCCTCGATGCGGTTCGCAATGGTCCGGTCGAAAAACTGCTTTATGTTGTCTGTGTGCAACCGAATCTGGACGAAGAACATGGGGACTATCTTGCCACGGTGGATGTTGACCCGGCAAGCGCAACGTACTGTCAA GTTATACATCGCACGTACACCAATAGTAAGAAAAATGAATTGCATCACAGCGGTTGGAACACCTGCTCCAGCTGTCACTTTGTTCCGGGGGATAAGGAAGTACCCACTCGGGACCGTTTAGTATTGCCATGTCTGAACTCGGACCGTATCTTCATAGTCGATACCGGAAGCGATCCGCGAGCTCCCAAGCTGGACAGGGTGATCGAGGGCGATGTGTTGAAGCGCGCCAACTGCACCGctccacataccacccactgTCTGCCGAACGGCAACATCATGATCTCGATCATGGGTGATGCCGAAGGTAACGCGAAGGGCGATTTTGTGGAATTTGATAAGAATTTTCAACTGGTCGGCACATGGTCACGTGGAGAACGGAATGCTCTGTGCGGATATGACTACTGGTACCAGCCGCACTTTAACGTAATGGTTGCATCGGAATGGGGTGCACCGAATCTGTTCCGCCGCGGTTACCATCCTACCGATTGTGACGATCGTACGCAGTATGGTTGTCGATTGAACTTTTACCGCTGGCAGGAACGGGAACTCTTCCAAACGATCGATCTCGGGGACGATGGATTGACACCGCTCGAAATTCGCTTCCTGCACAATCCAAAAGAGAACCAAGGATATGTCGGATGCGCTTTCTATGCGAATGTGTACCGTTTCTACCAGAAGCCCGGTTCCTCAGAGTATACTGCCGAAAAGGTAATTGATGTGCCGGTGAAGAAAGTTCTGGGAGAAAATGGCGAGATCGAAATGATGGGCGGCATGATGACGGACATCCTCATCTCGTTGGACGATCGGTTCCTGTACTTCAGCAACTGGCGCCACGGAGATGTCCGACAGTACGATATCAGCGATCGGGCACACCCACGACTCACCGGACAGGTGTTTCTGGGTGGAGCGATACAGAGTGATTCGCCAAGACGTGTCCAGAACGATCCGGAATTGAGCGAACCACCGAAACCGGTGTACGTGAAGAATCGCCGCCTGTACGGAGGTCCTCAAATGTTGCAGCTTTCCCTCGACGGACGTCGGCTGTACGTGTCGTCTAGTTTGTTCTCGCCGTGGGACAAGCAGTTCTATCCGGAGATGGTTGCAGCTGGTGGTACAATTGTACAACTGGACGTCGACGTCGAAAATGGCGGTATGAAGCTGAACGAGAACTTCTTGGTGGACTTTGCGAATGAACCATACGGACCGGGATTGCCTCATGAGATGCG TTATCCTGGAGGTGATTGTACGTCGGATATCTGGCTAGTGAACGAGTAA
- the LOC128708974 gene encoding trypsin delta-like, with translation MKQVIGLVLLGLICSNVVLAEDETKTDGASHSGRIVNGLGVNIVNYGYALNMYYNNKFFCGASIITYTHALTAGHCVQPVMGDIAKIVLHGGSTSPTTGGFFFQVVRIALHGGYNPNAAPGTSDFDAAVVSVFTNGFKGRPNMVPIALQTSDIPVGTTCFVVGWGLTNINGVAPASDLRYANMNIVSQASCAAAWTPFPAQRVTSNMLCAKYGNGVDICKGDSGGGLVCGGRLSGIVSFTNPNCNSAWPAGFAKVTSPSIRSFIFSQTGI, from the exons ATGAAGCAAGTGATCGGTTTAGTGCTGTTGGGATTGATCTGCAGCAATGTTGTGCTGGCAGAAGATGAGACTAAAACAGATGGAGCCTCCCATTCTGGACGTATTGTCAATGGTTTAGGAGTGAACATCGTCAATTACGGATATGCATTGAACAtgtattataataataaattcttCTGTGGTGCCAGTATCATTACCTATACCCATGCCCTAACTGCAGGTCATTGCGTGCAACCTGTCATGGGCGATATTGCAAAG ATAGTTCTACACGGAGGCAGCACATCCCCCACCACagggggtttctttttccagGTGGTGAGAATTGCCCTTCATGGCGGCTATAACCCTAATGCAGCTCCCGGTACGTCTGATTTCGATGCTGCCGTTGTATCAGTATTTACAAATGGGTTCAAGGGAAGACCCAACATGGTTCCGATAGCACTTCAAACTTCGGATATACCGGTTGGCACCACTTGCTTCGTGGTTGGATGGGGCCTTACTAACATCAACGGCGTAGCACCAGCAAGTGACTTGCGTTACGCGAACATGAACATCGTGTCGCAGGCTAGTTGTGCTGCAGCATGGACACCATTCCCAGCGCAAAGAGTTACGTCTAA CATGCTTTGCGCCAAGTACGGCAATGGAGTGGACATTTGCAAGGGAGACAGTGGTGGTGGATTGGTATGTGGTGGACGACTGAGTGGAATAGTTTCCTTCACCAATCCCAATTGTAACAGCGCCTGGCCAGCTGGTTTCGCAAAGGTTACCTCACCCAGCATTCGCAGCTTCATTTTTAGCCAAACGGGAATTTAA
- the LOC128719538 gene encoding septin-2, whose protein sequence is MCIGETGLGKSTLMDSLFNTNFESQPSPHTLPSVKLKAHTYELQESMVRLKLTICDTVGYGDQINKDDSFKAVVDYIDQQFEAFLQEELKIKRSLSTYHDSRTHICLYFICPTGHGLKSLDLVCMKMLDSKVNIIPIIAKADTISKTELAKFKAKINEELRVNGVQIYQFPTDDESVAEVNTTMNSHIPFAVVGSTDFVRVGNKTVRARQYPWGTVQVENEAHCDFVKLREMLIRTNMEDMREKTHTRHYELYRQKRLEEMGFTDVDSDNKPVSFQQTFEAKRSNHLAELQAKEDEVRQMFVVRVKEKEAELKESEKELHAKFDKLKKDHAEEKRKLEESRKKLEEEFVEFNRRKSQMTAHHTLTLGKSKKK, encoded by the exons ATGTGCATCGGAGAGACGGGACTCGGTAAGTCAACATTGATGGACTCGCTGTTCAACACGAACTTTGAATCGCAGCCAAGTCCTCACACGCTTCCGAGTGTTAAGCTGAAGGCACACACGTACGAGCTGCAAGAGAGCATGGTTCGACTGAAG CTGACGATCTGCGATACGGTTGGTTACGGCGACCAGATCAATAAGGACGACTCGTTCAAGGCAGTAGTCGACTATATTGATCAGCAGTTCGAGGCATTCCTGCAGGAGGAGCTCAAGATTAAGCGCTCGCTGTCGACGTACCACGACAGCCGTACGCACATTTGTCTCTATTTCATCTGTCCTACCGGACATGGGCTGAAGTCGCTCGATTTGGTCTGCATGAAGATGCTCGATTCGAAGGTCAACATCATTCCAATCATCGCCAAGGCTGACACGATCTCGAAAACGGAGCTGGCCAAATTTAAGGCAAAGATCAATGAAGAGCTGCGTGTAAACGGTGTCCAAATCTATCAGTTTCCGACCGACGACGAATCGGTGGCGGAAGTGAACACCACGATGAACTCGCACATTCCATTTGCAGTCGTGGGAAGTACGGATTTTGTGCGAGTCGGCAACAAGACGGTACGGGCACGCCAGTACCCGTGGGGCACCGTGCAGGTGGAGAACGAAGCGCACTGCGACTTCGTGAAATTGCGTGAGATGTTGATCCGCACGAACATGGAAGACATGCGTGAGAAGACGCACACGCGCCATTACGAACTGTATCGCCAGAAGCGTCTCGAGGAGATGGGCTTCACTGATGTGGACAGCGACAATAAGCCGGTATCGTTCCAACAGACGTTCGAGGCAAAGCGCAGCAATCATCTGGCCGAGCTACAGGCTAAGGAGGATGAGGTGCGACAGATGTTTGTAGTTCGCGTAAAGGAGAAAGAAGCTGAGTTGAAGGAGAGCGAAAAGGAG CTCCATGCCAAATTCGACAAGCTAAAGAAGGACCATGCCGAAGAAAAGCGCAAGCTGGAGGAATCGCGCAAAAAGCTGGAGGAAGAGTTTGTCGAATTTAATCGGCGCAAATCACAGATGACGGCACACCATACGCTAACGCTGGGCaagagcaaaaagaaatga
- the LOC128709085 gene encoding probable elongation factor 1-beta codes for MAFGDVKTANGLKELDQFLADHSYVEGYTPSKADLSVFDALGKAPAATYVHALRWYNHIASFNAKERSEWGGQALPQVAGGKPTAAAPAGGDDDDVDLFGSEDEEESAEAAKLKEERLAAYNAKKSKKPALIAKSSILLDVKPWDDETDMKEMEKSVRSVEMDGLLWGAAKLVPVGYGIHKLQICCVIEDDKVSVDLLTETIQEFEDYVQSVDIAAFNKI; via the exons ATGGCATTCGGAGATGTTAAAACCGCAAATGGGCTGAAGGAGTTGGACCAATTCCTTGCTGATCATAGTTACGTCGAAGG ATATACTCCGTCGAAGGCAGATCTCTCGGTTTTCGATGCCTTGGGCAAGGCTCCTGCCGCTACCTACGTGCATGCGTTGCGCTGGTATAACCATATCGCATCGTTCAACGCCAAGGAGCGCTCGGAATGGGGCGGTCAAGCATTGCCGCAGGTTGCCGGTGGAAAACCGACTGCTGCGGCACCGGCCggcggtgatgatgatgatgttgaccTGTTTGGGTCGGAAGACGAGGAGGAGAGCGCAGAAGCGGCAAAGCTGAAGGAGGAACGTCTGGCCGCGTACAACGCGAAAAAGTCGAAGAAACCTGCCCTAATCGCCAAGAGCTCCATTTTGCTGGACGTGAAACCATGGGATGATGAAACGGACATGAAGGAAATGGAGAAGAGCGTCCGTAGTGTCGAGATGGATGGACTTTTGTGGGGAGCGGCCAAGCTCGTGCCGGTCGGTTACGGCATTCACAAGCTGCAGATTTGCTGCGTTATCGAGGATGACAAGGTTTCGGTCGATTTGTTAACAGAGACGATTCAGGAGTTCGAGGATTACGTCCAGTCAGTCGATATTGCTGCattcaacaaaatttaa
- the LOC128706974 gene encoding SET domain-containing protein SmydA-8 codes for MLEDEDSDRIEKICPICKKEAVKRCSRCAMVYYCCVEHQQQDWKVHKTTCHPFKVFSNEQYGRFLVATRDIKAGEIILKESPLVHGPAQITGPVCVGCLQGLEEKKYQECERCGWPVCKKSCQDQPAHLAECKFTIGRGSKISIQHFYVPHPTYQCLMPVRCLLMAESDPARWDALLRLESHDEERRGSEQWRNDREGVAKLIPRFFKCENKWDEDEILRVVGIIQVNGHEVPLTEPSSVAIYNMASMLEHSCRPNLSKSFTNRGEVVIWAPNAIRRGDRLSICYTDVMWTTGNRLEHLQQTKMFRCECERCNDPTEYETYFSALRCSGFQKDSKCKGYLLPVDKAQWTGEWKCLRCSKEVTGAAVGQILERARMDLEAMEKHREDHCNKYMKHYSKWLAPNHQFLVDVKISLSQVIGGNNPEAIKKIPYDKLMNKIKICQDLIALFEKICPAEARAFGATRFELHAALAELGRRSTEANNSAAAAVQLEDSLYNANECIRMLLHEPSVLMESKICAQARVNAKTLMALLGIKE; via the exons ATGCTGGAAGACGAAGATTCTGATCGTATCGAAAAGATCTGTCCGATCTGTAAAAAGGAAGCTGTCAAAAGATGTTCCCGGTGTGCGATGGTGTACTACTGCTGCGTGGAACATCAGCAGCAAGACTGGAAGGTGCACAAAACCACCTGTCATCCATTTAAA GTGTTCTCAAATGAGCAGTACGGACGGTTTCTGGTGGCAACAAGAGATATTAAAGCAGGCGAGATCATACTGAAGGAATCGCCGCTTGTACATGGACCAGCACAAATCACTGGTCCGGTTTGTGTTGGGTGCTTGCAG GGATTGGAGGAGAAAAAGTACCAAGAATGTGAACGCTGTGGCTGGCCCGTTTGTAAAAAATCCTGTCAAGATCAACCAGCGCATCTAGCTGAATGCAAGTTTACCATCGGGCGTGGCAGTAAG ATTTCCATCCAGCACTTCTATGTGCCTCATCCCACGTACCAATGTTTGATGCCAGTGCGCTGTCTGTTAATGGCCGAGAGCGACCCTGCCCGATGGGACGCACTGTTGCGATTGGAATCGCACGACGAAGAACGGCGTGGCTCGGAGCAGTGGCGAAACGATCGAGAAGGTGTGGCAAAGCTGATTCCACG GTTTTTCAAGTGTGAGAATAAGTGGGATGAGGATGAGATCCTGCGCGTCGTAGGCATTATTCAGGTGAATGGACATGAAGTACCACTGACGGAACCGTCCTCGGTAGCGATCTACAACATGGCGTCGATGTTGGAACACTCGTGCCGGCCAAATCTCTCGAAGAGTTTCACAAACCGTGGGGAAGTTGTCATCTGGGCACCGAACGCGATTCGGCGAGGTGATCGGCTCAGTATCTGCTATACTGATGTGATGTGGACAACAGGCAATCGGTTGGAACATCTGCAGCAGACGAAGATGTTCCGCTGTGAGTGTGAGCGTTGCAATGACCCGACCGAGTATGAGACATACTTCAGTGCGCTACGATGCTCTGGGTTTCAGAAGGACTCAAAGTGCAAAGGCTATCTGCTACCGGTGGATAAGGCACAGTGGACCGGAGAATGGAAGTGTTTGCGGTGTTCGAAGGAGGTTACTGGTGCGGCTGTCGGCCAAATATTGGAACGAGCTCGCATGGATCTGGAAGCGATGGAGAAACATCGGGAAGATCATTGCAATAAGTACATGAAGCATTACTCGAAGTGGCTTGCTCCGAATCACCAGTTTCTGGTGGATGTGAAGATATCGTTGTCGCAGGTGATTGGGGGTAACAATCCGGAGGCGATCAAGAAGATTCCGTACGATAAGCTGATGAACAAGATTAAAATATGCCAAGACTTGATAGCGTTGTTTGAAAAGATTTGTCCAg CGGAAGCCCGTGCTTTCGGAGCCACTCGTTTCGAGCTTCACGCAGCCCTGGCAGAGCTTGGACGGCGTTCCACAGAAGCTAACAATTCAGCTGCGGCAGCAGTACAGCTAGAAGATTCGCTGTACAACGCAAACGAATGCATACGAATGCTGCTACACGAGCCGTCCGTGCTGATGGAGAGTAAAATATGCGCTCAGGCACGTGTGAACGCGAAAACACTAATGGCATTGTTAGGAATAAAGGAGTAA